A genomic segment from Thermostichus lividus PCC 6715 encodes:
- a CDS encoding winged helix-turn-helix transcriptional regulator, translating into MSMAKACIDVQCPIQFVVDLLGNKWSILLLRELFGGDRRTHELLAALPGVSTKTLTQRLRELEAHGLVERRVYAEVPPRVEYSLTPKGQQLQPVMAALHQVGSQWLAQDPCFCVLNTPPWLIER; encoded by the coding sequence ATGTCAATGGCGAAGGCGTGTATTGATGTCCAATGTCCGATTCAGTTTGTGGTGGATTTGTTGGGCAATAAGTGGTCAATTTTGCTGTTACGGGAGCTATTTGGGGGCGATCGCCGCACCCACGAGCTGTTGGCAGCGCTACCGGGAGTGAGCACTAAGACCTTGACCCAGCGTTTGCGGGAACTGGAAGCCCATGGCCTAGTGGAACGACGGGTCTATGCGGAGGTGCCGCCTCGGGTGGAATATTCCCTAACCCCCAAAGGACAGCAGCTTCAGCCGGTGATGGCGGCGCTCCATCAGGTGGGATCCCAGTGGCTAGCCCAAGATCCGTGCTTCTGTGTGCTCAACACGCCGCCGTGGCTCATCGAGCGTTAA